From Bacteroidales bacterium, the proteins below share one genomic window:
- the rplS gene encoding 50S ribosomal protein L19: MKAEIIKQIEQELMPKKDYPAFKAGDTITVHYKIIEGNKERIQQYQGIVLQRCGDGATETFTVRKISGNIGVERIFPIASPFIEKIELNKKGVVRRARIFYIRGLRGKKARIKEKRM; this comes from the coding sequence ATGAAGGCAGAAATTATAAAACAGATTGAGCAGGAACTAATGCCGAAAAAAGATTACCCAGCTTTTAAAGCCGGCGATACTATTACTGTTCATTATAAAATTATTGAAGGTAATAAAGAACGTATTCAGCAATATCAGGGTATTGTTTTGCAACGATGCGGCGATGGCGCTACAGAAACTTTTACTGTTCGCAAAATATCAGGTAATATTGGCGTTGAAAGGATATTCCCTATTGCTTCACCTTTTATTGAAAAAATCGAACTGAATAAAAAAGGCGTTGTTCGCAGGGCTCGTATATTCTACATCCGCGGATTAAGAGGTAAAAAAGCCAGAATTAAAGAAAAAAGAATGTAA